TGCCGGCCCTCTGGCTCGTGCTGCTGACCGTCGCGGGGCTGGCCACGGGCTCGGCCGTTGGCTACCTCATCCTCAAGCGCATGGGCCCGCCGGGCCAGGAGAACGGGGGAGGGCTCCCGGCGCAGCCGCCGCGGCCGCCGCCGACGCCCTCGGTGCCCTCGGCTCCCTCGACTCCCGCGGAGGTGGGGCCGATGGTTCCCGTGGGCCGCTGCCCCTCGGGCATGAAGCTGGTGAGCGGCGGGGCCTTCAACCAGGGCGCACCCGCGGATGAGCAGGACCGCATGGTGGATGAGCGGCCGCTGCGGAGCGTCCAGGTCGTCTCCTTCTGCATCGACGAGTACGAGTACCCCAACCAGAAGGGCGCCCAGCCCCGCGTCAGCGTGACCTGGGAGGAGGCGCGGCAGCTCTGCGACAAGGAAAAGAAGCGGCTCTGCCGGGAGGAGGAGTGGGAGAAGGCCTGCAAGGGGCCCGGCAGCTCGCGCTACCCGTACCCGGGCCCATTCAACCCGGAGCGCTGCAACACCGATGATGCCCAGGGCAAGGATCGCAAGCTGGCCGAGGCGGGCCGCTTCGAGGAGTGCCGCTCGGCCTACCAGGTCGCCGATCTCTCCGGCAACGTGGCGGAGTGGACGTCCTCGCCCTTCACGGGCAATGACCTGAACCGGACGCAGAAGGGAGGCGCCTTCGACCGGCCCGGCTACGCGGTCCGCTGCTCGGCACGGATCAGCGGTGATCCAGGCAAGCCGGAGCCCACCGTGGGCTTCCGCTGCTGCGCGGATGTGCAGCCATGAGGCGCACCGGGGCCGCGCTGCTGCTCGCGCTGCTGCCGGTGGTGGCCGCCGCCCAGGCGCGCCCGAAGGTGGTGGCGGTGAAGTCCTCCGCGCTCGCGCCCTACGCCTCCGTGCTCGCGGGCTTCCGCGCCGAGGCCAACGCCGACGTGCAGGAGATGATGCTGGACGAGAGCCCGGCCGCGGCCGCTCGCGTCTTCAAGGCGCTGTCGCTGCAGAAGCCGGCGCTGGTGCTGGCCATCGGGCCCCTGGCGGCCAACGCCGCGCGCCGCTCGCTGGGCGAGGAGATCCCCGTCCTCTTCGTCATGGTGCCCTACTTCGAGAAGTACGGCCTGGAGGGCCCCAACGTCACCGGCATCGCGCTGACGAGCGACTACGCCCCGGAGCTGGGCGCCCTCAAGGCGATGGTGCCCAAGGCGAAGCGGGTGGGCATCCTGCATGATCCGCGCTTCTCGGCGAAGCAGGTGCAGGCGGCGCAGGAGGCCGCCAGCGCCCAGGGGCTGACCATCGTCCCGCTGGAGGTGGAGACGCAGGCCCGCGTGGAGAAGGTGCTCGGGGGCGCGGCGGGCAAGGTGGACGCGCTGCTCATGGTGGCCGACAAGACGGTGGCCAACACCGCCGTCGTCCAGGCGCTCATCACCTTCGCCACCACCCAGAAGATTCCCCTGGTGGCGCTGACGCCCAGCCAGGTGAAGGAGGGCGCCACGCTCTCGCTGGCTCCCAGCCCCACGGCCATCGGCCAGCAGGCCGGGCGGCTCGCCAACCGCATCATCCACGAGAAGGTGGACCCCGGCGCGCTGGCGGTGGCGCAGCCCGAGGGCATGGATCTGTCCATCAGCCTCACCGCCACCCGTAAGCTGAGCTCCTCCTGCGACGTCGCGATGGAACTGCTCCGGTACGCGGCGAAGCGGGACTTTCCCGTCAAGGTGCTCGAGTGATTCCACGATACAGCCGTCAGGAGATGGCCGCCCTCTGGTCCGACGTTGCCCGCTACCGCCGCTGGCGGGACGTGGAGCTGACCGCGCTGGAGGGCATGGTGCAGGCGGGGCTCGCCCCCAAGGAGGCGCTGGAGGACTGCCGGGCTCGCGCCGGGGACTTCACGCCGGAGGATGCCGCGCGCATCGAGGAGATCGAGCGCACGACGAAGCATGACGTCATCGCCTTCCTCACCTTCATGGAGGAGCGCATCGGCCCCAGCGCCCGCTGGCTGCACATGGGGATGACGTCCTCGGACGTGCTGGACACGTCGCTGGGGATGACGCTGCGCGACGCGGTGGATCTCCTCCTCCAGGGGCTGGCGCGGGCGATGGCGGCGGTGGAGAGGCGCGCCTTCGAGCACAAGAACACGGTGATGATGGGGCGCAGCCACGGCATCCACGCCGAGCCCATCACCTTCGGCCACAAGCTGGCCATCTGGTACGACGAGCTGAGCCGCGCCCGCGCCCGGCTGGAGCGCGCCCGCGAGGCCATCGCCGTGGGGATGATCTCCGGCGCGGTGGGGACGTTCGCGCACCTGCCTCCCTCCGTGGAGGAGCACGTGTGCCGCAAGCTGGGGCTCCACGAGGAGCCGGCCTCCAGCCAGATCATCCAGCGCGACAGGCACGCGGAGTTCTTCACGGCCCTGGCCCTGCTGGGCACCAGCATCGAGAAGTTCGCGGTGGAGATCCGCCACCTGCAGCGCACCGAGGTGCGCGAGGCGGAGGAGCCCTTCACGCCGGGCCAGAAGGGCTCCAGCGCCATGCCGCACAAGCGCAACCCCATCCTGTCGGAGAACCTGACGGGGCTGGCGCGGCTGCTGCGCGGCTACGCGGTGAGCGCCATGGAGGACGTGCCGCTGTGGCACGAGCGGGACATCTCCCACTCCTCCGTGGAGCGCGTCATCGGCCCGGACGCCACCATCGTGGCGGACTTCATGCTCCACCGCTTCGCGGGGCTGATGGAGAACCTGCGCGTCTACCCCGAGCAGATGGCCCGCAACGTGGAGCTGCTGGGCGGGGTGGTGAACTCGCAGCGCATCCTGCTGGAGCTGGCGCGCAAGGGGATGGACCGGCAGGCCGCCTACGTCATCGTCCAGCGCAACGCGATGAAGATGTACGAGGAGGGCGTGGGCTTCCGCGAGGCGCTGCTGAAGGACGCCGATCTGCTGAAGATGATGACCCCCGAGGAGATCAACGACTGCTTCTCCACGGGCTACCACACGCGCCACATGGACGACATCTTCCGCCGCGTGTTCGGCCGCAGCGAGTAGGGCGCGCCCGGCGCCGGCCTGGGCCACCGCTCGCGCGCGCTGGGAGGACTCCCACCTCGAGGAAAGAGGGCCCGGGTAGCACTTCACCCGGGCCCTCTGGTGCTTCAGTCAGTCTTCGCCGGGATCAGGGATCCATGGGCTTTCCATCGATCTCCAGGATGGTGAAGACGACGCGGCGGTTGTTCTCGCGGCCCTGGGCCGTCTTGTTCGTGTCCACCGGCTGCGTCTCTCCGTAGCCCTCGGACTCCAGGCGCTCCGGAGCGATGCCCGCCTGCTCCACCAGGTACTTGCGGACGTTGCCCGCGCGCCGCTGCGACAGGTCCATGTTGAAGTCGTCCGCACCGCGGTCATCGGTGTGGCCCTCGACGCGAACCTTGGTGATCTGCGGGTTGGCCCGGAGCACCTGTCCCACCTGCTGCAGCAGCGGGAAGGAGCGCGCCAGCACCACGTCCTTGTTGGTGGCGAAGTACACCTTCTCGAGGATCATGATCGAGCGGCCATGGACCTCGACCTGGGGCTTGCCCTCGTCCGGGCAGCCGTCCGAGTCGTCCACGCCGTTGATGACCTCGGGCTCGGTCGCGCACTTGTCCTCGCCATCGACGACGCCGTCCCGGTCGTTGTCGGGGTCGGGGCAGCCGTCCTCGTCCTGGAAGTTGTCCTTGTCCTCCGGCTGCAGCGGGCACTTGTCCTGGCCGTCCAGGTTGCCGTCCTGATCGTTGTCGGGGTCGGGGCAGCCGTCCTCGTCCTGGAAGCCGTCCTTGTCCTCCGGCTCGTTCGGGCACTTGTCGGCCGTGTCGGGCTGGCCATCCAGATCGTTGTCGGGGTCGGGGCAGCCGTCCTCATCCTGGAAGCCGTCCTTGTCCTCCGGCTCGTTCGGGCACTTGTCCGCCACGTCGGGGATGCCGTCCTGGTCGTTGTCGAGGTCCGGGCAGCCGTCCTCGTCCTGGAAGCCATCCCTGTCCTCCGCATCGTCCGGGCACTTGTCCTCGGTGTCTGGCAGGCCGTCGTCGTCCGAGTCCTTCGGACGCGGGGGAGGCGCCTCCGCCGTCCAGGAGAAGCCGGTGAACACCCGGAAGGAGGGCATGCCGTAGCCGACCGTCATGCCTCGGCCCAGCCCGAGCGTGGCCAGCACGTTCTTGTTGAAGTGGTACTGGAGCCCGGCCAGCAGCTCCAGGGGGATCTCCTCCTCGTCCGCTCCGCCCGTGGCGCCCAGGCCCAGCGCGCCCGCCAGCGACGCCATGCCCGTGAGATCATGGCCCCGGACCTGGAACGGGATGGCGGCGCCGAGCCCGTAGCTCAGCTCGTTGCCCACCGAGAGGTTGAGCAGTTCCTGGCGGCTGCGCAGGCTCACGCCCACGTTGGCGAGCAGCCGGGTGCCGTTGTCGAAGGCGTAGTCCGCCGCGACGCGCGGCTGCACGCCGACGCCCTTCTGGCCGTGCAGATCCTTGCTGCCGCCGGTGGGGAGCACCACCGGGGCGGCGAGCGCCAGGCGCAGGCCCTCGTGGTCGAGCAGCAGCGCCTTGGGCACCAGCCGCAGGTCGCCCAGGCCGCCCTTCCACGTCTGCTCCACGGGGCCCGAGGCCTGCTCGTTGAACTCGCCATGCTGGAGGTTGAGGGGAACGGACGCCCCCAGCTCGAAGTGATTCCCCAGGCCGATGGCGCCTACCAGGTCGAAGCCCAGCTGGTTCTTCACCAGGTGCTGGAGCAGATCCTCGTTGGCCGCGTTGATGACGACCAGCGGCTCATGGGCGTAGTTGAGGTACAGGCCGGCGCGCCACGCCAGGTGTCCCGGCACTCCCGCGCCGTGCAGGCCCAGCACGTCCGCCTTGCCCGGAGCGGGCTTGAACTGCTGCACGTCGATGGCCGTGGAGCTCTGCGCCCGCGCGGACGGGGAGGCCGCCAGCACCGCCACGGCTCCCAGCCCGAGCAGGGCGCGGAGGCCTCGCGAGGAGGACACCCGCGCGCCCCGGCGACCCAGGACGGTGAGGCCCACCAGGGCCAGGGCCATCCAGAGGGCGCTCGGCGGGCCGCCGTCGTCCGAGGCGCTGCAGCCCCGGCCCACCACGCGGCGCTCGATGATGGGGAGCGGCTCCACCGTGACGGTCACCGTGGCCGTCGAGCTGCCGCCCTTGCCGTCGCTGATGGTGTAGGTGAACGTCTCCGTCCCCGAGAAGCCCGGCGCGGGCGTGTAGAGGATGCGGGTGCCCCCGTCGGCGATGGTCACCGTGCCGCCCTCGCTGCCCTGCGTCACCGTGACGACGGTGAGGGTCTCCTCGATGTCGGGCGCGAACGAGTCGTTGGCCAGCACGTCGATGGA
This genomic stretch from Hyalangium gracile harbors:
- a CDS encoding ABC transporter substrate-binding protein; its protein translation is MRRTGAALLLALLPVVAAAQARPKVVAVKSSALAPYASVLAGFRAEANADVQEMMLDESPAAAARVFKALSLQKPALVLAIGPLAANAARRSLGEEIPVLFVMVPYFEKYGLEGPNVTGIALTSDYAPELGALKAMVPKAKRVGILHDPRFSAKQVQAAQEAASAQGLTIVPLEVETQARVEKVLGGAAGKVDALLMVADKTVANTAVVQALITFATTQKIPLVALTPSQVKEGATLSLAPSPTAIGQQAGRLANRIIHEKVDPGALAVAQPEGMDLSISLTATRKLSSSCDVAMELLRYAAKRDFPVKVLE
- the purB gene encoding adenylosuccinate lyase, which produces MIPRYSRQEMAALWSDVARYRRWRDVELTALEGMVQAGLAPKEALEDCRARAGDFTPEDAARIEEIERTTKHDVIAFLTFMEERIGPSARWLHMGMTSSDVLDTSLGMTLRDAVDLLLQGLARAMAAVERRAFEHKNTVMMGRSHGIHAEPITFGHKLAIWYDELSRARARLERAREAIAVGMISGAVGTFAHLPPSVEEHVCRKLGLHEEPASSQIIQRDRHAEFFTALALLGTSIEKFAVEIRHLQRTEVREAEEPFTPGQKGSSAMPHKRNPILSENLTGLARLLRGYAVSAMEDVPLWHERDISHSSVERVIGPDATIVADFMLHRFAGLMENLRVYPEQMARNVELLGGVVNSQRILLELARKGMDRQAAYVIVQRNAMKMYEEGVGFREALLKDADLLKMMTPEEINDCFSTGYHTRHMDDIFRRVFGRSE